The following DNA comes from Lates calcarifer isolate ASB-BC8 linkage group LG2, TLL_Latcal_v3, whole genome shotgun sequence.
ATGAGTATTGTAGTGATGCCAGCAGCTCTTTTTGACTGCActgtgagctaaatgctaaagtcAGCAAGCTAACATACTTACCCAAAGTAATTACCCAAAATAATTAGGATTCCTCATTAGGGAATGTAGAGATATTTCCCTAGATAAGTGAAAAGTTTTACCTGctggggatcaccaaagtcatcgGTATATGTCGTCTGAATGCCTGTAACCAACTTCACAGCTatccatctaatagttgttAAAGtatttcagcctggaccaaaaaagtggactgactgactgagagaaaCATTGCCATTCCTAGGCCCATCCTACTAGAAAGAACACAGTTACTGTGCTTTATTTTCTAGATTACCAACTCTATGCTGCAAGCTTTTGGTCTCTCACTATTGTTAATGGATTCTCCAGAGAGACACTCAGATAATTAAGTGCTTGACAAACATGTGAATTAAACCAGCAATCGGTTGGTTTGCCTGAAAAGTCCTTGGAAACATTTTTcccaataaaaaataaataatgtgtaatGAACCAAACACTGGCTACGTTTTGTAATGCTTTTGCAAAGTTATTAACACATTAGAGGCATTTTACCagagaataaaaatgtgtttccacGTCCACACTGATTaatgaatcaaaacaaagagcttATGGAGATTGTATTTACAGAACTGCAGGAATGTAAATACGGCCTCAATGGTGGGGATGTATCTGTATATTCTGAACCTCTTGAGAATCAGATCTGGTTTTAAGTCTCCTTAGTGGTTAGTTGTCCTTCCTGCTCTTTAACCACCAGAACCATACATATCTTGTGCTCTGCAATACCTCAGCTTGTGACATGGACAAATGTTATGATATAGAAataatcaattattattatgttacaTGTTTAAACTGCTCTGCCTCAGATGGACTCTTTTTTACATCTAAtctatttattctatttatctATATTTTGTAAATCTCTTTAAACAAACTGGTTTATTATGATTTATGACATGCTTCAccctaaaacaaaacacacaagttaTTTGATCTCTGCTGTCAGTAGTCAGCTTACTGCTCTCTCTGGGACAACGGGGCTTTATCATTAGTCTCAAGTACAGGGCAGTATAAGCTGTGCCAAAGACCTGTTGATGTGGttgttatttctctctctttttttccccctctaaaCTGGCCTTCCACCTTGTGCTTAATTCACCCACAGGCCCTGAACAAGAAGGAGCACAGAGGCTGCGACAGCCCTGACACTGAGGCCTCCTACGTCCTCACCCCAAATACTGAGGAGAAATATAAGAAGATTAACGAGGAGTTTGACAACATGATGAAGAGTCACAAAATTGTAAGGACAGTATGTGGGGCAAAAAGCCACACTAATCAGATGTTTGACCCCCGTTTACCCTCTCTGAGCAGTGATGATGTACCcacccaaacaaacacattaaggATGCACATAAAATGACAGATGAAAAACAAGTGTATCATTAGCAGTTCAAGTATGACTCAAGCTCATATTAACATGGCTCCATCTGTTACTTTTCCTCTAGTCCACAGGCCTTCCACAGCAGAACTTCATGCATGTGGGACCAGGTGGCATGTCGTACAGCCCaggtgcaggaggaggtggaggaggaggaggtgtgactTCCCAGGCTCtagctgcagccacagcagctcTGGCTGACAGCGGGATCCTCtcctcacatcacacacacctccacagaAACTCTCCACAAAGACCTCCCAGCACGGGAAACACAggtatgtgtctgcatgtgctTAATACTAAAGGGTAAGGTGAGTGATAATTTGGACTTAAAAACACTGAACGACCAACAACTGTGTAAAAAAGTTTTTAGATGAGACCCTGTAGCATCAACCTGGCATAAAGGGTTCACTCACTATCATGATATTCTACAGAGGCATCAGAGATATCTAGTGATAAACTGAGAATAGCCTGGGAACAGGAACTGCAGAGGAAATTCTTAACAGTATGCACCATATTTCAGCCAGACACTCATTAATTCAAGTTGTGCATAGAACCTATTATACCAAAAATCCAGACTCTCTGCCATTTTCTCAGGGTTGTCGTCTCTTTGTGAGAAATGATGACAGGATATAGGTACACTCACTCACCAGCTTTGGTCCTGCTCAAAACTTAAACCCTTCTGGTCGCTTATATTTAATTACCTGTCATTACTACAGACTCCATGCTGGTTATATTTGGCCCAATCTTTACTCCTTCTCCCGTAAACAACTGTGAGAGATTGGCAATTTCTCTCTGTACCCATTTAGCCAATTTATGAACTTTGcaacaggaaaaatatttttcataagATTTGGCATCCTCCATCTTGACAGATGAGAGGCAACCTTCAAGAACTCCACCTCATGcatggtgtttgtgttgttggtggtctttgttttggtttttgaatgaatttgaaaGTATTTACAAACAAATTCTGATGGGCAGCAAAGCcaaaatgtatatgtatgtatatatatatgtatatgtatatatgtctAATATACATGTCAGTGGTTACAGGACAAAAACTGGttgaaaaagaaatcaaataacagtgtgtgtgtgtgtgtgtgtgtttctgtgtgtttgttcaggtgGCCTGCAAGGTACTTCTGATCTGGCTCTGCAGAATGGATCTGGATCAGTTGGTATGTAGAGTATCTTACAGGagtctcacaaacacactttgacatatacagtatgtacacacatGAGGACCACTGTTTTTGCAAACAGGTAGAAAGGTATAGAAAAGTTGTTAAAACTAATGCAGCTGGACTGGTTCAACTTTCTGAAATTAATCAGTGAAACGCTCAGAAACTCTAGTGTTCAGTGCACTTCTCAGTTTTTGATGCATCCATGTTTTCACAAATTAAAACCCAAGACAGTCAGACAAATCAGTAAATTTGACATGAAGTTGAATATgcccactgtttttttttttttgtttttttaccaaAGAGTGACTTTTGACAAACATTCAAATCCAAAGATTCTCTTAATAAAATGGGCAAAGTTCATAAAGTCTGAAACAATAAACATTCCCTGTTAATCATGTCGCCTCAGATGGGGCCATGATTCCCAGGTTGAGAACCAGTTGGAGGTTCTGCTCTGTAGATGTATCAGCCAAGAATCTCATTGGATGAACATCACATTAGTTTGAACCTTCAGCTTAAAAGCCAGTGGAGGCATCTGTGTAATTCCAAGAATCTGGACGCTCCTCAGTGTCTTTGCTACTGGTCTGTCATCTGTATTTATCTTTACTATTGGGCACTCAGCCCTGACTGCTATCTGTCCTCCATGCAGACTATCCTCCCTGTCATCTCTCTCCCAGAACAGCGTGTCTCATATGAATGCTGCCATTATGTAATGTTAAGAGCAAGATAAGATcaattattcatcattatcTTTTGTATAATATATAGCTGTACTTTGTCCATTCTCCACTCAGAGCAGTACAGTAGAGCTGTACTTcttcttccattttctttttcagcttaAAGCACCTTCCAAAACTTCAAATATTCAAAACTTGGGCAAGATGCCTCATGCTTTTcactaaaaagaaaagactaCGAGGCGCAGCAAATGTCCCTTACAACGTGTCAGTCAGTTCTTCTGGTTCTTAccatcatttttctgtttctctgttcagtGAACGGTTTTGTGGGCTCACCTGGTGGAAACAGTTTGGGAAAGATCATCCCACCCAAATCTCCTCCCCCTCATCTTCCACCTCCTGGGAACAGCCTGGTCCCGACCAGCCGCAAGACCGACCTCCGAGTGGTCATCCCCCAGTCTAAAGGAATGATGCAAACACTGGTAAGACCTCAGCAAAAGtcttcacaaaaaaaaaaaaaaaaggttaatgaCGAGGAGAAATATCACAGTTTTTGTGGCCACTTGAAAGCAGGAAACTGTCAAAACAAGctgacacattcacagccaCCTCCTTCTCACTAACATATGAAGTTGTTATGTTAAGCAATTGCGCACATAAATGTAGATATAATGAAGCACATTAACAGGAGCATCTTTAACTCCGGCCTTTCTAACCATATCAGAGTGGGTTAAATGTTGCGCCTCTCAGCTACTCATGGACAAACACAGGCCTTTAGGTTTTCAGAGCCTGAGTCTGAGTTTTATTAGGAACCAGAACAGTACATGATGTGCTCCAAGCTTGAGGGATGTTGGACGCAGTCAAGACCAGAGTAAATAGATGATGCACACTACCACAGAGTTGGTCAGCATCTTTTCAGAATAATTGGTTTGACACCATCTGGACCAGATGGTTGCTGGGTTTGCAAGTGAAATCATTGTTCTTTTAAAGTGGGGGAGGTAGTCTTGATCCATAGTCCCTTGAACTATTACTCTAGTCTTCCAGTTTTCATCGTGAAGTAACATTGATTTGTTTACACAGTGTGCATTCTCAAAGGttgctatatgtacgttttttaataaacagctgttaatgctaacctTGGCTAAACTAccatatagcacctttaaggctTAAGGTTTAGGCTTGCagtcttctcctttttttattgttgtattgCCACCCTTTACATCATTTTACTGCCATTATATGACAATATCTGAATCATAAGTCAGTACTTatgcatatatttttaaaaaagtttcaATTAATTCAGGGAGCTGCTCATCAGAACACTGTGGCACCAGTGGTCAGAAACTCTGGAAACTATTACAGTAATTACCCTTTTCAACTCTTTCTGTCTATGTATAATTCTGTCCCCactaaaaaaaaaggcattttagCTTTATTCTTGTCCAGGAAAACACTACATAGCTTTGCatgaaacagtatttttaacCACAGAAATCTACATAAATAGCAACTAATTGTTCAAGACAGTGGACTGATAACTCACCTAGACATTAACATAGAAGAGATCTTCTATTTTATAACTTgctgtgcagttaaaaaaaattaattgggTGGATTGTGAAGCCAAAACAGCAAAGTTGAGGACTGCAGTGATAATCATGAGAGCGTCTTGTCTACTATCTTTTATATTATAGTGGACTTTAGTTCcatctctgcagtctgcactaGCAAGTTGCAGAAAGACCATGAAAATCAGTTTAGTATAAGTTGTGTGTAGTTTTTCTACATGGTAACACAGCTGCTTAGTCGCAGACGCAGACCAGTGATCTTTGTCTCTATCTTAAAGAACCtcataaagtaaaaatatgtatttcagCAATACAGAAATCctttcatttgcagtaaaattAGTTTTGGAAGACAACAGGCTTAACACACAACAAGACTGATGATATTTCAAGTAGGCTGCCGCTTTGTTGGAAAGGGAGTTCACATTCTCTGTGGAAGCTCAAGTCAGATTTAGACACAATACCGAtagaaaatgcagaaataatatGCTGTTACATTCTGCTTGCATCTCAAATTGTGGCATAAACGAGCCCTCAAAAAGTGAGTACACGGCACCAGTGGTTTTGGTGATTAGATGCATGAAATCCAGGATTCAGGTTTGGTGAACTGACTCCCTTCTCTGAAAAGTGAAGGAGTCTTCAGATCTTCCTGAgcctgtttctcttctttcagaCTGTACACTCAGCAGCTGTGCTGGCTTATTGAAGTTATTGATTTGCCCTTAACTCCCTTACTGTTGCCCTTCCCTCCCACACTATGCTCAAACATGATGTAACGATTAACAAACGATGGAAactgagactttttttttcttttttatggtGACCAGGCGGCTCCATTACTCTGCTGGCTGATGGATCAAGGGGATTTTTACATTTAGCAGTGATCCAtcagtgaaaggacaggagaggagtTTATGATTGCTGTTGTTATGAATATCACTGTAAAACTCCAGCCATTTGAAAGATAGAGCACATTTGGTAGATGTAGTAGTTGAATTGTatacatacaaaaatatttacccagatgtaaacataaataatgtaaCAGTTCTTTGTGATTTGAGAAGAAGATTAGTGGGTTTTGTGAGAATTTACATTGATGGACAACAAACAGAAAGCTTTGTATGAGTTACCATTAAAGGCTTTTAATCAAGGCTCATTTAGGGATAGTCATTATGATCGATAAGATACTGTGCGAGTGTTTCCAGCCTTTCACTCGACGTGGTAGTCAACACTGTCTCTGCACAAATTAGTCAagatttaatcacatttttgtcagtcATCATCATTTATCATCATCTTGATCTTTCTGGGATGAATATTGGCGATCACTGAGTGATAAATAtgcagttagcagttagcatgtgtgtgtgtgtgaaatgtcagCTTTCATCGGTTGACACAGTCAAAACATGCAATAAAGCAGAAACAACAACCTGccactgtctcctctgtgtttaaACCAACAGAAGAGGATGGTAGCTGCTCAGATCACGACATGTatttgtttctgcttttcattCACTGCAGTAAAAGATGTCGAGTTGTGGTCAGACAGCTGCTCCTTCGGTTTGATCATTTTGAAACTGCCTTTCGCTTCCTCCTCTGTgccagtgtgtgcatgtaagtgtGTACACCGTGCTTGGTGTATTGTGTGCATTTTTGCAAAAACAGGCAAGAACAACTCTTTTGGATTGCAAATTTTGAATGTGTTCATAGAGTTTATATAAAGCCATATTCATAAAGAACGAAGCAGGCCGGCCTTTATTCACAGGCggcagtgtcagtgtttttcagcaTTAGTTTGAAGCTGAACTCTCTATAGCATAGTGACTGGGATGCCTCACAGATAACAGTGGTACAGGGGAATTAAACACAATGCAGTGCTTCAGAGAGTCACACTGGGTTAGCTTTGATAATATGTTAGTTTTAGGCATGAACAGGTTGGTTAACctacagtttgtgtgtgcgtgtgcatgcgtgtgtgtgtttgtgcgtgtgtattCAGCAACGAATGACCTCATTTGGGGTGATGTCATTACTGACATTATCAGGCTGGAACGCCAACAGCCCAGAGAGGAACAACACACAACTTAAAATTGCTGTTCGAAATGTGTTCAGTTAAAGAGCCACCAGTTTTGATTACAAGTAGCTTTAGCAGCCAGACACAAAGAGCGCCAAACCAAGTTAGTTTCTAGCTTAATTTGAGATGGTTACTGATTAAGGATTAATGGCCTGCTGCTATTTAGTGGTTTGTTGGTCGGTTGTTAAAACACTCAATCAAGTAAATTAGCACTGGGGTTGTAGCAGTAGGCCTGATTATGATTCCTCAATGAGTATGTTCCCAATTGAGATATATAACAACTAATCTtgcaaaatatcacaaaattGAACCAAGTAATTTAGGGTATATGATTGTAGACACCCtctttatttagaaaaaagTGATGACAATTTGTCTTAGAAAATGATTCACAGAGGTTTGGAAATTAACTAGTCACAGGTTGgtgtgttcctgtttttgtctaaaacattcatcatctttCATCAGCCGTGTGCTCTGTCCAGAGTTTTCCTGAGCAAGTTAAGCAAGTTTATACTCACTTTCTGGAAGCTGgtggcattctgggaaatgtaggaaagaGTATTTGAGGTTTGAGTTTTTTCCTTGAAAGGAAAACAGATGGCACTCACTGTAGAAAGACTCCATGGGAAAATGAATTTACACTGACATCATGTGGCCAAAATGGGGCATTACAACCCAAGCTCAGTTAAGGTAATGCACTGTCTGAGCAGAAAAGTAATACACAGAGAGAATACAGAGTTACTGAAGTAAtaattcttattttctttttccagagcAACCAGAGACTGAGCAGCAGTCAGTCCAACCAGCCTCTGTCCACCCCTGTGGTCTCCATCACCACACCCAGTCTTCCTCACCAAAGTCTGGTCTATTCCGGCATCAGCTCTGCCTACAACAACGGTACCTGAGCATTATTACTGTTCATACTGTATTGCTGTCAGTAATAAATTGTGGATCTGTCAGAAACAGCTCATCAACATTGAGAAATCTTCAGTGgtacatacataaacataaacataagaTGCCTGACACCAGTAATGAGATTGTATCATACAGCCTCAATGTATCAATCTAACGCTTTTTGTGTGCCACTGTGTGACCCATCATCCCTCTTTGTCAGATTATTCCCTGAACAGTGCAGAGCTGTCAGGCTTCAGCTCCCCTGCAGGCCTGACATTGGGCTCTATGACAGCATGGCAGCAACATCAGCTGGGGTCACTGGGGTAAGCACCTGATACAGTTaacttttctctttcagtgaTAGATGACACCTTTTACTGCTTCACTGTTTGATAACAGCATTTTGTAAGTTGTTTGAAGCAGGGTATTGTTGCATTAAGCTGAAAATCAACTGACATACAGGTAGACAAAATTGGCTCCATCCTTCCCTActcaaaggataagtggtatagcgAATGGATGGACTGGAAAGAGAAAGGCTAATGATTTAAGTAACAAACTGAACATATTGCAGGACTAATATCTGATTGACTAATAATGGAAGCTTCACACTGACAAATTCAGTGGAAGAGGAAGTACTTTACTTAAGTTGCAGTgtgtcactgtaaaaatatgCCATTACAGGTTAAAGTCAGACTGTGTCACTTTCTGAGCAGTAGCCACTGTGGCCAGAAGTGACTGTTAGCTATTAAATGTGATCATATTGTAAAGGTcatcatatattttatatgaatCATGTGGTAGTGCTCGTGTAAAGCAACAGTATCTCAAATTTAAGTACAGTATAGCAGTACAGTAGTTTCCCCACTAGATGGTGTCTTCACCCCACAGTAACAGCCTTTAACaaccctcttcctcttttccctccataGGGCGGGGAGCTCCAACCTCTCCATCAACACCAaccacaacatcaacatcaaagcCGAGCCGATCTCCCCACCCCGTGACCACCTCAGCCAGTCCGGGTACATGACCCAGGCTCACgcccctcctcatcctcactcCACCAATCCCTCATCCAGCCGGGCAGAGATGGGGAGGTCTCCCGCAGACAGTgtcagctcctcctgcagctcccaCGAGGGCGGCAGTGACcgggaggagcagcagcagcgggcaGACTTCCACTCCCTCCCTATGAGTCGGTCAGAGGGCAGGGAGAGTCCGACGGTCAAACGAATGCGAATGGACAGCTGGGTGACATAGACCTCACGGTCACATGATGACACAACACCAGGGCAAATGCAGGAAGGACACTGTTATGCAAATGAAATGTAGATTTTATTGATGtgttctgttatttttcattaagtTATCTCTGGTTTTTTGGGGCAGGGTCAGATTTTTGTAAAGGGTTAAGAAACATTGATCTGGAAATCTGTCAGAAACAGCTCATCAACATTGAGAAATCTTCAGTGGTACTTACACAAGCATAAACATAAGACTCCTCCgtccttttaaaatatttatcattttaagcttcacaaactgaaaatgtgggTCCAACTGCAGTACAATCTGTCAATTTATCCAGTGGGATGCAGTTCTGTAGACAGAGGAATGAACAGAGGTGTGTTCAGCATTGTCTTTTTTCATGATTTGGGTGGAAAAGCAGGGAAGTGCTTATGGGTGTCTCCCACTAGGCGTCACCCAGTTCATTTCTGATCTTCTCAGGGTTTGAAACATTGAGTCCAGCATGAAAGCAATACTCCCTCCACATCATCAGCCCAGTAACTCCTCTTTACAAAAACACTTATTTATATCAGCCAAAGCAGTATgctgttttttatgtttgtgagtgtttttatattgtgcACAGAATAAGAcaatatttcagtcagatttaAAACTAAAAGCCATGGACACTTGTTCTGTATGTACTACCGAAAtatgtctttattgttttgtgtataGTGTCTTTAATATATATCACTTTGGGTGTAACTATATATTGTTAATCTGTCTGTTGTATCTGCCTGGGTGAAATACGACACCTCCACCAGATCTTACAGAAGTATATTTTTGTGGATAATTGCCAGGCACAGGGCTTTCCTTTCTCATCAAGTGTCAGTGGGatagatctgtgtgtgtgtgaagtatgCCATGCTGCACTCTCTTGAAACAACGTCTCCAAAATATAgtggaagataaaaaaaacctaaagAAATCTAGCTCCTCAGAAATTGGTTTAACAAAAGAGGCACACTATAAACCAAGAGCAAGATCATGTAAAGATGAGAAAAAACTCAGACTGTTAGATGTGCCTGATGGCCTCAGCAGACTAAAACTGGCCAAACTGATAAGATCAGGATGAGAttaattctgttatttttttaaaggaatgtaGGTGTCACATtaaccacagaaaaacacttacgttactgtgtgtggttatgtgtgCATGAGGTTAACTTCCTTGAGTGTGTATTTAAAGGCACAATGAAAGAATTAAATTTAAAGCATCAGACTGAAATTTCAGAGGAAATTCATACCTGATTAATATTTACAGGGCTGTGATGTTACTCTCATTCTATAAAtgcttttctttaaataaaacaaagctaTATAAACTTATAAGTCTTAACTAAACGCAGGAAAGGTGGTTAACTGAAATATCTAAATGCTCACAGCACTGATACTACAATGCTTTTGTCAGTAGACTGGTGGAAATTAGCATGACAATGGGGCGATTCGTTGAATGATTTTTAAAAGGTTCTGAGGACCAGATTGAATAAATTACAGTACTAAGCAAACATTTTAGGCAATTAAGATGTTTTGATCCTTATCCATCATGCAGTATCGATTTTGCAGTACAGTGGCAAATgcttaaaactgaaaaagtggGACATGTGGGTAAGCACAAGGTAGCACATGTGGTGAAGAGTGCAAAAGCTGCAAGAGTAACCACAGCAGTTCCACTAAGCGACAGTGTGAATGGGAGGCATATCAGTCAAGACCCTGAATAGAAagatggggagaaaaaaaactgagatacACCTTTTTAAAGAAGGAAGAAAACCTATTTGGGGTTCATAAACAATTACAGTACATAGGGGAGTACCATCAGAATACTCCAAAAGCATTGCTGCATTTTAATGATATCAGCCTTAAAAGAAGGCCATCTGGTATGTGGATGTGCCAGATGCAGAGGAGACCATGAATGGGAAATGTAGTGACAGTGCAAATCACAGCTGTGGACGAAGTCATGGTGTTTGGTTCATGGGAATGTAAGAATGagacaagaaaaggaaaaaaaatacagaaaaaacactaAGGTGAGAGTCAGTTTGAGTGTTGAACACAGGAAAGACCAGTGTTGACAGACAGCATCAGTATGTACTGGATTTGAACAATCAATAGGCAACAATACCCTGCTTCAAACAAACAGGAACTACAGTGGTTCAGTGAGGATGTACTGGGTAAGTCAGATGTTGTCAGTGTACAGCAAACCTGACTTATACCATGTGTGTTAGGTGGTAGAGAAGTGGAATGACAATTGAATTACTATAACCCGTCAGGAGATGAGATATGAATGAGGTGGAGGAAGTTGAGGATTCAGAACAGAAGTGTGTTCGATGTGAGAGGTGTCATGTGTAACACCTCTGGTTGGTGTCATTAGCGCTTGCGTTAACTTCCATGTGAATTGTGATCGACTGTGTGAAAAGATGACAGTGTGTATAGGTTACTTGTAGGAGAACAATGGTAACATGAATTACTTTTCCTAATATAGCACAATTGATAAAGAGTCTTATATTGGCACCACATCACATCAGCTATTAATTTTGATCAGTGATTAAAACAGAAACCTTGATCAATTTAGCAGTCCTTGAAAGGTAAAAGATGTCCTCAGTGTGATAGAAATATATCAAATGTAAGCATGATTTAGGTCTAATTAATAAGACGCATTAACTGATTACTACAATTGTATGAGGAGTAAAGCGTGAGTGCTTGTAGGAAGGAGAGGAGCAACAGAATTATACTGTTTTAGATGGAGAGAAAACCACATGGGCCAAGACCTCACTCATCCAGTACACTG
Coding sequences within:
- the LOC108897746 gene encoding myocyte-specific enhancer factor 2A isoform X2 yields the protein MGRKKIQITRIVDERNRQVTFMKRKFGLMKKAYELSVLCDCEIALIIFNSSNKLFQYASTDMDKVLLKYTEYNEPHESRTNSDIVEALNKKEHRGCDSPDTEASYVLTPNTEEKYKKINEEFDNMMKSHKISTGLPQQNFMHVGPGGMSYSPGAGGGGGGGGVTSQALAAATAALADSGILSSHHTHLHRNSPQRPPSTGNTVNGFVGSPGGNSLGKIIPPKSPPPHLPPPGNSLVPTSRKTDLRVVIPQSKGMMQTLSNQRLSSSQSNQPLSTPVVSITTPSLPHQSLVYSGISSAYNNDYSLNSAELSGFSSPAGLTLGSMTAWQQHQLGSLGAGSSNLSINTNHNINIKAEPISPPRDHLSQSGYMTQAHAPPHPHSTNPSSSRAEMGRSPADSVSSSCSSHEGGSDREEQQQRADFHSLPMSRSEGRESPTVKRMRMDSWVT
- the LOC108897746 gene encoding myocyte-specific enhancer factor 2A isoform X1 → MGRKKIQITRIVDERNRQVTFMKRKFGLMKKAYELSVLCDCEIALIIFNSSNKLFQYASTDMDKVLLKYTEYNEPHESRTNSDIVEALNKKEHRGCDSPDTEASYVLTPNTEEKYKKINEEFDNMMKSHKISTGLPQQNFMHVGPGGMSYSPGAGGGGGGGGVTSQALAAATAALADSGILSSHHTHLHRNSPQRPPSTGNTGGLQGTSDLALQNGSGSVVNGFVGSPGGNSLGKIIPPKSPPPHLPPPGNSLVPTSRKTDLRVVIPQSKGMMQTLSNQRLSSSQSNQPLSTPVVSITTPSLPHQSLVYSGISSAYNNDYSLNSAELSGFSSPAGLTLGSMTAWQQHQLGSLGAGSSNLSINTNHNINIKAEPISPPRDHLSQSGYMTQAHAPPHPHSTNPSSSRAEMGRSPADSVSSSCSSHEGGSDREEQQQRADFHSLPMSRSEGRESPTVKRMRMDSWVT